A region from the Rhodospirillales bacterium genome encodes:
- the rplK gene encoding 50S ribosomal protein L11, which translates to MAKKVTGSIKLQVPAGQANPSPPIGPALGQAGLNIMEFCKQFNARTQKMEPGMPIPVVITAYSDRSFTFVTKTPPASYFLKKAAKLESGSKTPGTDTVGKVTMAQVREIAQAKMADLNANDLDAACRMIAGSARSMGIEVKE; encoded by the coding sequence ATGGCGAAGAAAGTCACGGGCAGCATCAAGCTGCAGGTTCCGGCCGGACAGGCGAATCCCTCGCCGCCGATCGGCCCGGCGCTCGGCCAAGCCGGGCTCAACATCATGGAATTCTGCAAGCAGTTCAACGCGCGCACGCAAAAGATGGAGCCGGGCATGCCGATCCCGGTAGTCATCACCGCCTATTCGGACCGCTCGTTCACGTTCGTGACCAAGACTCCGCCCGCGAGCTATTTCCTGAAGAAGGCGGCCAAGCTGGAGAGCGGATCGAAGACCCCGGGAACCGACACGGTCGGCAAGGTGACTATGGCCCAGGTACGCGAAATCGCGCAGGCGAAGATGGCCGACCTCAATGCCAACGACCTGGACGCGGCCTGCCGCATGATCGCTGGCTCGGCCCGCTCCATGGGCATCGAAGTGAAGGAGTGA
- a CDS encoding elongation factor Tu, giving the protein GDNIRMDVTLISPIAMDEGLRFAIREGGKTVGAGVVAKIIE; this is encoded by the coding sequence CGGGGGACAACATCCGGATGGACGTGACGCTGATCTCGCCGATCGCGATGGACGAGGGTTTGCGCTTCGCCATCCGCGAGGGCGGCAAGACTGTCGGCGCCGGCGTCGTCGCCAAAATTATCGAGTAG
- the nusG gene encoding transcription termination/antitermination protein NusG, with protein MAAQWYVIHVYSGFEKKVAQSIAEQAKQAGMSEQIQQVLVPTEEVVEMRRGSKINSERKFFPGYVLVKMEMTDETWHLVKNTPKVTGFLGGRGRPTAISETEASRIQAQVKEGIERPRPSIRFEIGEQVRVCDGPFNSFNGLVEDVDEERSRLKVAVSIFGRPTPVELEYSQVEKL; from the coding sequence ATGGCCGCGCAGTGGTACGTCATTCACGTCTATTCGGGTTTCGAGAAGAAGGTCGCTCAGTCGATCGCGGAGCAGGCCAAGCAGGCCGGCATGTCCGAGCAGATCCAACAGGTCCTGGTTCCGACCGAGGAAGTGGTGGAAATGCGCCGCGGCTCGAAGATCAATTCCGAGCGCAAGTTCTTTCCCGGCTACGTGCTGGTGAAGATGGAGATGACCGACGAAACCTGGCACCTGGTCAAGAACACGCCGAAAGTCACCGGATTCCTCGGTGGTCGCGGGCGGCCGACGGCGATTTCCGAAACCGAGGCGAGCCGTATCCAGGCCCAGGTCAAGGAAGGCATCGAGCGGCCGCGCCCGTCGATCCGCTTCGAGATCGGCGAACAGGTCCGCGTCTGCGACGGCCCGTTCAATTCCTTCAATGGATTGGTCGAGGACGTGGACGAGGAACGCTCGCGGCTCAAGGTCGCGGTATCGATCTTCGGCCGGCCGACGCCGGTCGAATTGGAATACTCCCAGGTCGAGAAGCTTTGA
- the secE gene encoding preprotein translocase subunit SecE produces the protein MNKPNIGQFFQEVRQEGAKVTWPTRRETAISTGLVFVMVILAALFFLSVDWILSHLMKLLFGIGA, from the coding sequence ATGAACAAGCCGAACATCGGTCAGTTTTTTCAGGAGGTGCGTCAGGAAGGCGCCAAGGTCACTTGGCCGACCCGACGCGAAACCGCCATTTCGACCGGCTTGGTGTTTGTGATGGTGATTCTCGCGGCGCTGTTCTTCCTGTCGGTCGACTGGATTCTGTCCCATCTCATGAAGCTGTTGTTCGGGATCGGAGCCTGA